One region of Drosophila kikkawai strain 14028-0561.14 chromosome 2R, DkikHiC1v2, whole genome shotgun sequence genomic DNA includes:
- the tou gene encoding bromodomain adjacent to zinc finger domain protein 2B isoform X3 — translation MNKNAGDGSGNDGKNSNKNSNAGGGAGAGGPHDPTGLLDAASLFAYWGRDPTGAAAAAAASNPLFNSQFNAAAAAGLGLLPNAAGAAANDRYSMAAAAAAAAGAHHHQNTMAVAASQAASLAGLHPASWWSMAQLAAQDYFSRLQASGLSPFPHPDLAAAFGPAAMGMGGAGAGGSGGSGGGGSGVLGAGGAGGASGNGGSSSGSSGSKSNKSRKEKRAAQQQQQQQQSLANSLNAAAAAAAAAAANNPAAALASMHGFGVVPGTSMPQSVSTGSGSISTNSGHGGYKSTASAYGKPSTMTSSSSMASNPGSAYDPVTLHKELLAMQAVAAAASSGSGSGGGSSSKKSGGGGGSSSSSSLHSHGMGMGGSGGIMSSGKASTSVSASNASLGGMHPSLSGSNPLMSPHSSSSASSGKDRDKNNPSLNALNSLSQFGALGMTPQQSMQAAMNAFAASTGVAPPSSTITSSPHSSSSASQQQQLGGSGSGSGGKGSSAKDYMMGSGSDHPSLLGVRLPPDTEIIKYTSSIVGPKIPGTTSRGRKKTISETETTKQQHQQAEQHLLQQQQAQKELDSTTNAISSLLAFPGLSPAKRARLEMEYAAMAAAAQQQHQQAQQAQQHHHHHQQQQQQQQQQAAQQQAQLQGMLGAAGISGMAGLAGLQGVGNPLDQLSVSKASSSTTTSSSSSAATASNLLNQSSSSDRVEVIKLPPTITSNGAYNLSSKGKEIHDLTTTDHAPTSGGVNLSLKANNANASGPPAGAVGSASNPITIDDFDAPLNLSMKPSDKSTNPSSGGGASSSSSSAALASLASDYQAVASGGQGGNSLQSLSSITAALGGTAGGMPGGSISGSGGTSPAPAGAGTGSGSGSGGGGSSSYKEGRPRNLGRGVSKPKKNTVASLLAQSRAVGLKPMLATQQLLQQGADIEKIRLALSEANAHMETSTDSESVAAESGLSESESEDANILNVAELRVPLELGWKRETVIRGLTKQGQIRGEVTYYAPGGSSTPLKSIGQVFAILEQQQPSNLSRENFSFSARAIVGSFLQPAPPPYANDGEYIRMTDEDVAKRLEDLKVFTRQTLNVEQRIEIAKQQQAMRDAKKLQKEELARNKEKARQEKNAKLEQQRKEKELKNQQAVEERKKRQEELDRLKQEELLKKQQEKEKRRQEAILAKEQEMQKQKEMLLAAEMERERRRQHMNLIRMLELRRKFEEREKKKHQLVLDRLLLRERRMAERKRDAEILQLIRRPNEDSELPQELVIPELERIAGNRLPGQAMADLLMVFEFLHNFGETLGFDMESLPSLQNLHDALISDSCADAEEELLSVMTHLLVCAIEDPGVPNPGRHTTLLGQSLRNADITNSNVSEILRIYLYATATGEVRQMHGITVDRERERRVPDHHQLDADSTTHSHSAKNQEYYKLLHENDTWKLSQSLKDRPFVALNPTRKAQMLAHLCNDLLMNKAVLRQIDGSLETCAQMRKEKYMTDMKVRKYKALHMRKARIEAYERAQAEREAAMQALVAQQKLDAERQKQQAAEEEEAAKAAAEAGGVDGEAVAKVNSPNGGKPQDEDQEQDEQATPIKEQQSAQPMEVDSVADEDSLVSPAKSLSQQVDVQLTPSKQDITTTPTYQHNGSSTPTTTASGGAADALLQAKKSGARNSINDEHHHHHHHDVSIIDDDLSDLDSEITNVEEDEDNRLSADELQKKLDKIVRASLNCKEALEKSTNQLRAACFGQDRFWRRYWKLPKAGGIFIEALESAQNDICGYHEALEGMDDKKKEEEGVGADEKEQEEKEKADKDSAEQENHADEGEQQPMEVDEANEEGQHNEENPPQKDANREENNKEVEGHDDDEDDDDDDVTEINKVEPEIVDLGDDDDDVPPPPKVEPPPPRPEIKVKSEMELMGPPPTTMIATKTDFEAEIKIPAMPGNLMPPNTATLNNNNNNSNNNNNNNGSNNCDKLETGLGLGQNVIKMEDLKKEDDCIIVSTSSVDDTPKWFSIVRREVPLISELPAEEGGQVAQELQHGYANHNCSAQLQLQGHPWDLINNMQYYSIPMDECKVDAGKLGHECIFSLSGLDEKQMLAKIEEYHNSSSSKVESKNGLGSPHRHHVHDETEDDEEMRATKLKEIVARGGEVDAEELTGASKDKFFRLRSDVPPDTGGGGGGGAAAGDVKPKIELRLDEALSQAYYHNIANMSLSSVQTYIPIDIPLPLSMTPDEHRLLEQVKLAGFPERVHGVYVPRRQRYGWWQLDDDQKLRQLLKTLNPSGLRERELQENLQRFLGLEQPLGVSYQLKADPEHSEEYMMPDQAGDWNPKVAKRVELALLEQLESLEDKVASASMQLKNWQLPNRVESELTLDSSQEDVTEEDFVSIIPMIRERIIDLEANIERRYLKPPLGSQTGDAHLAVIAQNQHTTTQTQNSASAAAYLLQMQQQQQQQQLAQQQQQQAQQGSGNNSLNPSSFNERTMALAAAAAASSTAATVNPSGGGVTTPCDPEANSGNASPASNCDSDRDEKVENIPKGLVQWRDAVSRSHTTAQLAMALYVLESCVAWDKSIMKANCQFCTSGENEDKLLLCDGCDKGYHTYCFKPKMDNIPDGDWYCYECVNKATNERKCIVCGGHRPSPVGKMIYCDLCPRAYHADCYIPPLLKVPRGKWYCHGCISRAPPPKKRSTGGGGSSSSSSKSRRDRDRDNREREGGAATAKRSSKPTHGGALEMQQQQIQPLAGGDSHHQHHHHQSLNSSHDESMNSLSTAAPLSPAHSVASVTTYDDQQQQPSAHININTNSVDGSSRFQTSNNNNNGTEDVMPGYPVAAAYPSLVGAGSFATAAAPVPTAMQFAMSPRAVTPTRTRTPTPTPVPTPPPPPPGPLQPPPTPTPLIMQQASPTTHAAALHVTACQSPPQQHHQQQLMTMPSPPAAGAGTQMSPPPINIHAMQEAKEKLKQEKKEKHATKKLMKELAVCKTLLGEMELHEDSWPFLLPVNTKQFPTYRKIIKSPMDLSTIKKRLMDLSYKTREDFCVDVRQIFDNCEMFNEDDSPVGKAGHGMRKFFELRWNELTDKHS, via the exons ATGAACAAAAATGCCGGCGATGGCAGCGGAAACGATGGCAAAAATTCCAACAAAAACTCGAATGCAGGCGGTGGCGCTGGAGCCGGGGGGCCACACGATCCCACCGGCCTTCTAGATGCAGCCTCTCTCTTTG CTTATTGGGGCCGTGATCCCACTGGAGCGGCAGCCGCTGCAGCGGCCTCTAATCCGCTGTTCAACTCACAGTTcaatgccgccgccgctgcaggATTGGGTTTGCTACCAAATGCAGCAGGCGCTGCTGCCAACGATCGGTACTCGATGGCCGCTGccgcagcggcggcggcgggagCCCATCATCATCAGAACACCATGGCGGTGGCAGCTTCACAGGCGGCCAGTTTGGCCGGTTTGCATCCAGCAA GCTGGTGGTCCATGGCCCAACTAGCTGCCCAGGATTACTTCAGCCGCCTGCAGGCCTCTGGCCTCTCGCCCTTTCCCCATCCCGATCTGGCTGCCGCCTTTGGCCCAGCTGCCATGGGCATGGGAGGTGCTGGAGCGGGGGGTTCCggtggcagcggcggcggaggtTCCGGTGTGCTAGGAGCAGGTGGTGCTGGCGGTGCTAGTGGCAATGGCGGCTCATCATCTGGTTCCTCGGGCAGCAAATCGAACAAGTCGCGGAAGGAAAAGCGAGCAgcccaacagcaacagcagcagcaacagagtCTGGCCAACAGCTTAaatgcggcagcagcagcggcggcagctgcgGCGGCCAATAATCCAGCGGCTGCCTTGGCCAGCATGCACGGGTTTGGCGTGGTGCCGGGCACCAGCATGCCGCAGTCGGTGAGCACGGGCAGCGGTTCAATATCCACCAACAGCGGGCACGGCGGCTACAAG AGCACGGCAAGTGCCTATGGCAAACCCTCGACCAtgacgagcagcagcagcatggcCAGTAATCCCGGTTCTGCCTACGATCCGGTGACTTTGCACAAGGAACTGCTGGCCATGCAGGCCGTGGCAGCCGCTGCCTCCTCCGGTTCGGGCTCAGGCGGCGGTTCTTCGTCCAAAAAATCCGGTGGAGGCGGAGGGTCGTCCTCTTCCTCCTCTCTGCACAGCCATGGCATGGGAAtgggcggcagcggcggcatcATGTCAAGCGGCAAGGCTTCCACAAGTGTCAGTGCCAGCAATGCATCGCTGGGCGGCATGCATCCCAGTTTGTCAGGCAGCAATCCCCTGATGTCACCACACTCGTCCTCTTCCGCATCATCGGGCAAGGATCGGGACAAGAACAATCCATCACTCAATGCCCTCAACTCGTTGTCACAATTTGGAGCTTTGGGGATGACGCCCCAGCAGAGCATGCAGGCGGCCATGAATGCGTTTGCGGCTAGTACTGGAGTGGCGCCGCCCTCGTCCACGATCACCTCCTCGCCGCATTCCTCATCCTCCGcctcccagcagcagcaattggGTGGAAGTGGCTCGGGTTCCGGAGGCAAGGGATCCAGTGCCAAGGATTACATGATGGG CTCTGGCAGTGATCATCCCTCTTTGCTTGGAGTACGCCTGCCGCCAGACACGGAGATTATCAAGTATACATCTTCCATCGTGGGACCCAAGATACCTGGTACTACATCGCGTGGTCGCAAAAAGACTATATCCGAAACAGAaaccacaaaacaacaacaccaacaagcAGAACAACACTTactccaacaacaacaagcacaAAAAGAGCTCGATAGCACCACAAATGCCATTTCCTCTTTGCTTGCATTTCCAGGTCTCAGTCCCGCCAAACGGGCTAGACTCGAAATGGAGTATGCAGCAATGGCGGCGGCCgcacagcaacagcatcagcaggcgcagcaggcacagcagcatcatcatcaccaccagcaacagcagcagcaacagcagcagcaagcagcgcagcagcaggccCAGCTTCAGGGAATGCTTGGAGCAGCAGGAATCTCTGGTATGGCTGGACTTGCGGGACTACAAGGCGTGGGCAATCCCCTCGATCAATTGAGCGTGAGCAAGGCCAGCTCATCGACGACCACCAGTTCCAGTTCCTCTGCGGCCACGGCAAGCAATCTGCTCAATCAAAGCTCCTCCAGTGACCGCGTGGAGGTCATCAAACTGCCACCAACCATCACCTCCAATGGCGCATACAATCTGTCCAGCAAGGGCAAGGAGATCCATGACCTGACCACCACCGATCATGCACCCACTTCCGGCGGTGTAAATCTCAGTTTGAAGGCCAACAATGCCAATGCCTCGGGGCCACCAGCGGGAGCTGTGGGCTCTGCCTCGAATCCCATCACCATTGATGATTTCGATGCACCGCTCAATCTTTCCATGAAGCCGTCGGATAAGAGCACCAATCCCTCTTCTGGCGGTGGAGCTTCATCCTCTTCTTCCAGTGCAGCGCTGGCAAGCTTGGCCAGTGACTATCAGGCGGTGGCCAGTGGCGGTCAGGGTGGGAATAGCCTGCAGAGCTTGAGTTCTATAACAGCGGCCTTGGGCGGAACAGCTGGCGGCATGCCAGGTGGTTCTATTTCGGGTAGCGGTGGCACATCTCCAGCTCCTGCAGGTGCGGGCACAGGATCAGGATCGGGTTCTGGCGGTGGCGGTTCCTCCTCTTACAAGGAGGGACGTCCTAGAAATCTGGGACGTGGCGTGTCCAAGCCCAAAAAGAACACTGTGGCCTCTCTTCTGGCTCAATCCCGAGCCGTGGGCCTGAAGCCCATGCTGGCcacgcagcagctgctgcaacAAGGAGCAGATATA GAAAAAATCCGATTGGCTCTAAGCGAGGCCAATGCCCACATGGAAACCTCTACGGATTCTGAAAGTGTGGCTGCCGAAAGTGGCCTCTcagagtcggagtcggaggATGCCAATATCCTGAATGTGGCAGAGCTAAGGGTGCCCCTGGAACTGGGCTGGAAGCGGGAAACCGTGATCCGTGGCCTGACCAAACAGGGGCAAATCCGTGGTGAAGTCACCTACTATGCGCCGGGCGGCAGTTCAACGCCTTTGAAGAGCATTGGACAGGTTTTTGCT ATCctggagcaacagcagccctCGAATCTGAGTCGTGAGAACTTTAGCTTCTCAGCGCGAGCCATCGTTGGATCCTTTTTACAGCCCGCACCACCGCCATATGCCAATGATGGCGAATACATACGAATGACGGACGAGGATGTGGCCAAGCGGCTGGAGGATCTGAAGGTATTTACCCGACAAACCCTCAATGTGGAGCAGCGCATCGAGATagccaagcagcagcaggcaatgCGGGATGCCAAGAAGCTGCAAAAGGAGGAGCTGGCCAGGAACAAGGAAAAGGCAAGGCAGGAAAAGAATGCCAAGTTGGAGCAGCAGcgcaaggagaaggagctcaAGAATCAGCAGGCTGTTGAG gAACGCAAAAAGCGTCAGGAGGAATTGGATCGCCTTAAGCAGGAGGAATTGCTCAAAAAGCAACAG GAGAAAGAGAAGCGTCGTCAGGAGGCCATTTTAGCTAAGGAACAG GAAATGCAGAAACAAAAGGAAATGCTACTAGCTGCTGAAATG GAACGTGAGCGTCGACGCCAGCACATGAACCTAATCCGAATGCTGGAGCTGCGTCGCAAGTTCGAGGAGCGCGAAAAGAAGAAGCATCAGTTGGTTTTAGATCGCCTGCTCCTGCGCGAACGCCGCATGGCCGAGCGAAAGCGGGATGCAGAGATCCTGCAGTTGATACGGCGACCCAATGAGGACTCGGAGCTGCCTCAAGAGCTGGTCATACCAGAGCTAGAACGCATTGCCGGCAACCGTCTGCCCGGCCAGGCTATGGCCGATCTGCTGATGGTCTTTGAGTTCCTCCACAACTTTGGCGAGACTCTGGGCTTTGACATGGAGTCACTGCCTTCCCTACAGAATCTACACGATGCGCTGATCAGTGACAGTTGCGCCGATgccgaggaggagctgctgtcCGTGATGACGCACCTCCTGGTGTGTGCCATTGAGGATCCCGGTGTGCCCAATCCCGGAAGACATACCACACTCCTTGGTCAGTCGTTGCGCAATGCTGACATTACAAACTCGAATGTTTCGGAGATCTTGAGGATCTATCTGTATGCCACGGCCACGGGTGAAGTGCGGCAAATGCATGGCATTACTGTGGaccgagagcgagagcgacGAGTGCCCGATCATCATCAGTTGGACGCGGACTCGACCACACACTCGCATTCGGCCAAGAATCAAGAGTACTACAAGCTTCTCCATGAAAACGACACCTGGAAACTTTCGCAATCGCTCAAGGATCGTCCCTTTGTGGCTTTGAATCCCACCCGAAAGGCCCAAATGCTCGCCCACCTGTGCAACGATCTGCTGATGAACAAGGCCGTGCTGCGCCAGATTGATGGCAGCCTGGAGACCTGCGCCCAGATGCGCAAGGAGAAGTACATGACGGACATGAAGGTGCGCAAGTACAAGGCTTTGCATATGCGCAAGGCACGCATCGAGGCGTATGAGCGGGCCCAGGCGGAACGGGAGGCGGCCATGCAGGCCCTGGTGGCGCAACAGAAACTAGATGCCGAACGACAGAAGCAGCAGGCAGCcgaagaggaggaggcggcCAAGGCGGCAGCTGAAGCCGGGGGAGTCGATGGAGAAGCTGTAGCCAAGGTTAACTCACCGAATGGTGGAAAGCCCCAAGATGAGGATCAAGAACAGGATGAACAAGCCACACCCATCAAGGAGCAGCAGTCGGCGCAACCCATGGAAGTAGACAGCGTGGCGGATGAGGACTCCCTGGTAAGTCCCGCCAAGAGTCTGAGCCAGCAAGTGGATGTCCAGCTAACGCCCAGTAAACAGGATATAACCACCACGCCCACCTATCAGCACAACGGTTCCAGCACACCAACAACCACGGCCAGTGGAGGTGCTGCCGATGCCTTGCTGCAGGCTAAGAAAAGCGGAGCCCGCAATTCCATTAACGAtgaacatcatcatcatcatcatcacgaTGTGAGCATCATTGATGATGATCTCTCCGATCTTGATTCGGAGATCACCAATgtggaggaggacgaggacaaTCGCCTAAGCGCCGATGAGTTGCAAAAGAAGCTGGACAAGATTGTAAGGGCTTCTTTGAACTGCAAGGAGGCGCTGGAGAAGAGCACCAATCAGCTGAGAGCGGCCTGCTTTGGTCAGGATCGCTTCTGGCGTCGCTACTGGAAGCTGCCCAAGGCGGGTGGTATATTTATAGAAGCCTTGGAGTCGGCGCAGAATGATATATGCGGTTATCATGAGGCATTGGAGGGCATGGATGAtaagaagaaggaggaggaaggTGTAGGTGCAGATgagaaggagcaggaggagaaggaaaagGCAGATAAGGATAGTGCTGAGCAGGAAAACCATGCCGATGAAGGGGAGCAGCAGCCCATGGAGGTGGATGAAGCTAACGAGGAAGGACAGCACAACGAGGAGAATCCACCACAAAAGGATGCAAATCGAGAAGAGAACAACAAAGAGGTTGAAGGCCACGATGACGACGAagatgatgacgacgacgatgtCACAGAAATCAACAAGGTGGAACCTGAGATTGTAGATCtaggcgatgatgatgatgatgtgccGCCTCCGCCAAAGGTGGAACCTCCTCCACCCCGACCCGAAATCAAGGTCAAGTCCGAAATGGAGCTAATGGGTCCACCGCCAACGACCATGATAGCCACCAAGACCGATTTCGAGGCGGAGATCAAAATACCAGCCATGCCCGGCAATCTGATGCCGCCCAACACAGCCACtctcaacaacaacaacaacaatagcaataataacaacaacaacaatggaaGCAACAACTGTGATAAGTTGGAAACTGGCTTGGGTCTGGGACAAAATGTAATCAAAATGGAGGATCTTAAAAAGGAAGATGATTGCATAATAGTCTCGACTTCGAGTGTGGATGACACACCCAAATGGTTCTCCATTGTCCGCCGTGAAGTGCCACTGATTAGCGAACTGCCAGCGGAGGAGGGCGGCCAGGTGGCCCAGGAACTCCAGCATGGCTATGCCAATCATAATTGCTCTgctcagctgcagctgcagggTCATCCCTGGGATCTAATCAACAACATGCAATACTATTCCATACCCATGGACGAGTGCAAGGTGGATGCCGGGAAGCTTGGCCACGAATGCATCTTCTCGCTGAGCGGCCTCGACGAGAAGCAAATGCTGGCCAAAATTGAGGAGTaccacaacagcagcagcagcaaggtgGAGTCAAAAAACGGTCTGGGCTCTCCTCATCGCCACCATGTCCACGATGAGACTGAAGATGATGAGGAGATGAGGGCCACCAAGCTGAAGGAGATAGTAGCCAGAGGCGGGGAAGTGGATGCTGAGGAGCTAACCGGAGCGAGTAAGGACAAGTTTTTTCGCTTGCGCTCTGATGTGCCGCCGGACacgggaggaggaggaggaggaggagcagcagccgggGACGTGAAGCCCAAGATTGAGCTGCGCCTGGATGAGGCATTATCGCAGGCCTATTACCACAACATAGCCAACATGTCGCTGAGCAGTGTCCAGACCTACATACCCATTGACATACCGCTGCCGCTCTCCATGACCCCGGACGAGCATCGTCTGCTGGAGCAGGTGAAGCTAGCAGGGTTCCCCGAGCGCGTTCATGGCGTCTATGTGCCCCGGCGACAGCGCTACGGCTGGTGGCAGCTGGACGATGATCAGAAGCTGCGTCAGCTCCTCAAAACCCTGAATCCCTCTGGGTTGAGGGAACGTGAACTCCAGGAGAATCTCCAAAGGTTCCTCGGCCTGGAACAGCCACTGGGCGTGAGCTATCAACTTAAAGCTGATCCTGAGCACTCGGAGGAGTACATGATGCCCGACCAGGCTGGCGATTGGAACCCCAAGGTGGCCAAGCGTGTGGAACTGGCTTTGCTGGAGCAACTCGAGTCGCTGGAGGATAAGGTGGCCAGTGCTTCGATGCAGCTAAAGAATTGGCAGCTGCCCAATCGCGTGGAAAGCGAACTAACCCTTGATTCCAGCCAGGAGGATGTCACCGAGGAGGACTTTGTGAGCATTATACCCATGATACGGGAGAGGATCATAGATTTAGAGGCCAACATCGAGCGGCGTTACTTGAAGCCACCACTGGGCTCCCAGACAGGCGACGCTCACTTGGCGGTGATTGCCCAGAATCAGCATACGACGACTCAGACCCAGAACTCGGCATCGGCTGCAGCATATCTCTTGCAgatgcagcaacagcagcagcagcaacagttggcccaacagcagcagcagcaggcgcagcaAGGATCAGGCAACAATAGCCTCAATCCCTCATCCTTTAATGAACGAACCATGGctctggcagcagcagcagcagcttcctcgacagcagcaacagtgaATCCCAGTGGAGGAGGCGTTACCACACCCTGTGATCCGGAAGCCAACTCGGGCAATGCCTCGCCGGCGAGCAACTGTGACAGCGATCGCGATGAGAAGGTGGAGAATATACCCAAGGGCCTGGTGCAGTGGCGGGATGCAGTGTCGCGATCCCACACCACCGCCCAGCTGGCTATGGCCCTGTACGTCCTGGAATCCTGTGTGGCCTGGGACAAGAGCATCATGAAAGCG AACTGCCAGTTTTGCACCTCCGGCGAGAACGAGGATAAGCTTCTCCTATGCGATGGCTGCGACAAGGGCTATCACACGTATTGCTTCAAGCCCAAGATGGACAACATACCCGATGGCGATTG GTACTGCTACGAGTGCGTCAACAAGGCCACCAATGAGCGCAAGTGCATCGTTTGCGGTGGCCATCGTCCCTCGCCCGTGGGCAAGATGATCTACTGTGACTTGTGTCCGCGCGCCTATCATGCCGACTGCTATATACCTCCCCTCTTGAAGGTGCCGCGTGGGAAATGGTATTGCCATGGCTGCATCTCTCGTGCCCCACCGCCCAAGAAGCGCAgcactggcggcggcggtagcagtagcagcagcagcaagtctAGAAGAGATCGGGACAGGGACAACCGTGAAAGGGAAGGTGGAGCGGCGACAGCCAAGCGCAGCAGCAAGCCGACGCATGGAGGAGCCTTGGAgatgcaacagcaacaaatacAGCCACTGGCAGGTGGTGACTCCCATCaccagcatcatcatcatcagtcGCTGAATTCCTCGCACGATGAGTCCATGAATTCGCTATCGACGGCGGCACCGCTTAG TCCGGCGCATTCGGTGGCCTCGGTAACGACCTACGatgaccagcagcagcagccttcggcgcacatcaacatcaacaccAATTCGGTCGATGGCAGCAGCCGCTTTCAAACatcaaacaacaacaacaatggcacgGAGGATGTGATGCCCGGCTATCCAGTAGCCGCCGCTTATCCATCATTAGTTGGAGCTGGTAGCTTTGCAACAGCGGCGGCGCCAGTGCCAACGGCCATGCAATTTGCCATGTCGCCGCGTGCTGttacgccaacgcgcaccagaACACCAACGCCGACCCCGGTGCCTACACCACCTCCGCCGCCACCCGGGCCTTTGCAGCCGCCACCGACGCCAACGCCTCTGATAATGCAGCAGGCCTCGCCCACCACCCATGCCGCCGCCCTTCATGTAACCGCCTGCCAGTCGCCGCCCCAAcaacatcatcagcagcagctgatGACCATGCCCTCGCCGCCAGCAGCTGGAGCGGGCACACAAATGTCACCGCCGCCCATCAACATACATGCCATGCAGGAGGCCAAGGAGAAGCTGAAGCaggagaagaaggagaagCATGCCACCAAGAAGCTGATGAAGGAGCTGGCCGTGTGCAAGACTTTACTAGGGGAAATGGAG CTCCATGAGGACTCCTGGCCTTTTTTGTTGCCTGTAAACACCAAACAGTTTCCCACATAtcgcaaaataattaaatctccCATGGATTTGTCCACCATCAAGAAGAGATTAATGGATTTGAG CTACAAGACCCGCGAGGACTTTTGCGTCGATGTCCGGCAGATCTTTGACAATTGCGAAATGTTCAACGAGGATGATTCACCCGTGGGCAAGGCCGGTCATGGGATGCGCAAGTTCTTTGAGTTGCGTTGGAATGAGCTGACGGACAAGCACTCCTGA